The following proteins are co-located in the Macrobrachium rosenbergii isolate ZJJX-2024 chromosome 26, ASM4041242v1, whole genome shotgun sequence genome:
- the LOC136852849 gene encoding zwei Ig domain protein zig-8-like, with translation MHPPLDEPGHVISSHTGSRNASCLREALTESFVGGPLILPIKSRSSSFVVVSEGQYDHAHHTHHAHEEHQSHEPHFASTNSTIDVYLGATATLDCTVHGVTNESISWLRDVDDNLELLTWESHTYSKDNRYSLLQESGDKWQRWRLVIKDAQVKDQGQYRCQVATQPPMLLISTLKVTEPQVQVVDERGTKVVEKHYNSGSMIELKCVIESVPFPYGHVTWKRGQETLQFNTSMGGISVRGDADTGYIRSRLYVANASPAHTGVYSCWYNNYSSDAVTVHVIAGENSAAMQHDKVPDLTSGGVLAINSPPRHFPSVIATYCVLSCFPSVSELLSYALTAAALDLVALFALIKGWFQRFLSLAIWETNGRDFSRR, from the exons ATGCATCCTCCTTTGGATGAACCAG GACATGTGATTTCCTCCCATACAGGATCGAGGAATGCTTCATGCTTGAGGGAGGCCTTAACCGAGTCCTTCGTTGGAGGGCCCTTGATCCTTCCCATCAAATCGAGGTCCTCCAGCTTCGTCGTGGTGTCAGAGGGCCAATATGATCACGCCCACCATACTCACCACGCCCACGAGGAACATCAAAGTCACGAACCCCATTTTGCATCCACTAACTCCACAATAGATGTCTACTTGGGGGCCACCGCTACCTTGGATTGTACAGTACATGGCGTCACCAATGAATCG ATATCATGGCTCAGAGATGTTGATGACAATTTGGAATTACTCACATGGGAATCGCATACATACTCTAAAGATAACAG GTACTCGCTGCTCCAGGAATCCGGGGACAAGTGGCAACGGTGGCGGCTCGTAATCAAAGACGCTCAAGTGAAAGACCAAGGCCAGTATCGCTGTCAGGTAGCCACCCAGCCACCAATGTTACTCATCTCCACTCTCAAGGTCACAG AGCCACAAGTCCAAGTGGTCGACGAGCGAGGGACAAAGGTGGTCGAGAAGCACTACAACAGCGGCAGTATGATCGAACTGAAATGCGTGATAGAGTCTGTGCCCTTCCCCTATGGCCATGTCACGTGGAAACGAGGTCAGGAGACTCTCCAATTCAACACGTCAATGGGAGGAATCAG CGTAAGAGGAGATGCAGATACGGGTTATATTCGAAGTCGTCTCTACGTGGCTAATGCTTCTCCAGCCCACACTGGCGTCTATTCTTGCTGGTACAATAACTACTCCAGCGACGCCGTCACAGTCCATGTCATTGCAG GCGAGAACTCAGCGGCAATGCAACACGATAAGGTGCCGGATCTCACCAGCGGAGGAGTGCTAGCTATCAATAGCCCACCGAGGCACTTCCCCTCGGTTATTGCGACATACTGCGTGTTGTCATGTTTCCCCTCCGTCTCAGAGTTGCTGAGCTATGCCTTGACGGCCGCGGCTCTTGACCTGGTGGCTTTGTTCGCTCTGATAAAGGGATGGTTTCAGCGTTTTCTGTCTTTGGCAATTTGGGAGACCAACGGGAGAGACTTCTCTCGTAGATGA